A DNA window from Porphyromonas gingivalis ATCC 33277 contains the following coding sequences:
- the leuS gene encoding leucine--tRNA ligase — MEYNFQEIEKRVQGQWRKDKVYRVAEDTSKKPFYVLDMFPYPSGAGLHVGHPLGYIASDIFSRYKRLRGFNVLHPMGYDAFGLPAEQYAIQTGQHPEKTTEENTARYREQLDKIGFSYDWEREIRTCDPNYYKWTQWAFLKMFDSYYCNQAQQARPISELIEVFARQGNEGLNVACGEGVRFTAEEWTAMSEKEQQEILMNYRLAYLGDTMVNWCPALGTVLANDEVKDGVSERGGHPVEQKKMRQWCLRVSAYAERLLHDLETLDWTESLKETQRNWIGRSEGAEMEFRLAGKDCTFTIFTTRADTIFGVTFMVLAPESELVEEVTTEEQRAAVETYLTETKRRTERERISDKRVSGVFSGSYAINPLTGKEIPIWISDYVLAGYGTGAIMAVPAHDTRDFAFARHFDLPIVQVVVPEGETATDPATWEDAKDSKSGIMVNSDFLNGLSVEDAIAQTKEYIREKHLGCVKVNYRLRDAIFSRQRYWGEPFPIYYKEGMPHALDEDRLPLRLPEVDKFLPTESGEPPLGRATGWHTAEGYPYELSTMPGFAGSSAYYLRYMDPQNDTALVSRSANEYWRHVDLYIGGTEHATGHLIYSRFWNKFLFDLGIVCEAEPFRKLVNQGMIQGRSNFVYRIKNTNTFVSYGLREQYEVTPLHVDVNIVSNDQLDIDRFRAWRPEYASAEFILEDGKYICGWAIEKMSKSMFNVVNPDDIIARYGADTLRLYEMFLGPLEQSKPWDTNGIDGVHRFLKKFWALYYNADGIRVTDTAPTKEELKSLHKLIKKVGQDIESFSFNTSIPAFMICVNELTAAKTTSRAILCPLLTVLSPFAPHITEWLWQELGVEGSIVTATWPEYNEEYLVESCVRYPVSFNGKVRFNIELPADMSKKDVEQAALTAPEAARWLEGKSPKKVIVVPGRIVNVVV; from the coding sequence ATGGAATATAACTTTCAGGAAATAGAAAAGCGTGTGCAGGGACAGTGGCGCAAAGACAAGGTTTACCGCGTTGCGGAAGACACAAGTAAAAAACCTTTCTACGTGCTCGACATGTTTCCGTATCCTTCCGGAGCGGGACTGCATGTAGGGCATCCACTTGGTTATATAGCTTCCGATATTTTTTCGCGCTATAAGCGTTTGCGTGGATTCAATGTATTGCATCCGATGGGATATGATGCATTCGGCCTACCTGCCGAACAATATGCCATCCAAACCGGCCAACACCCCGAAAAAACGACAGAAGAAAATACAGCTCGCTATCGCGAGCAACTGGACAAAATCGGCTTTTCGTACGATTGGGAACGCGAGATTCGCACTTGTGATCCGAATTATTATAAATGGACACAGTGGGCTTTCCTGAAAATGTTCGACTCGTACTACTGCAATCAAGCACAACAGGCACGACCGATAAGCGAGCTGATCGAAGTTTTTGCCCGACAAGGTAATGAAGGTCTCAACGTGGCATGCGGCGAAGGAGTCCGTTTCACGGCGGAGGAGTGGACAGCCATGAGCGAAAAAGAACAACAAGAGATACTCATGAATTACCGTCTGGCTTATTTGGGCGACACGATGGTCAATTGGTGTCCGGCCCTCGGTACCGTATTAGCTAACGATGAAGTCAAGGACGGAGTGAGCGAGCGTGGAGGACACCCCGTGGAGCAAAAGAAGATGCGCCAGTGGTGCCTGCGCGTATCGGCCTATGCCGAGCGTTTGCTGCACGACCTTGAAACACTGGATTGGACTGAATCGTTGAAAGAGACACAGCGCAACTGGATCGGACGATCCGAAGGAGCCGAAATGGAGTTTCGTCTGGCCGGTAAGGATTGCACATTTACGATTTTTACTACCAGAGCCGACACGATATTCGGTGTCACGTTTATGGTGTTGGCTCCTGAGAGTGAATTGGTTGAAGAGGTAACGACAGAGGAGCAGCGCGCTGCAGTGGAGACTTATCTGACAGAAACAAAGCGACGGACAGAACGTGAACGAATATCCGACAAACGAGTCTCAGGAGTTTTCTCCGGCAGTTATGCCATCAATCCTCTCACCGGTAAGGAAATTCCTATTTGGATCAGCGACTACGTATTGGCAGGATATGGCACAGGTGCTATTATGGCTGTGCCGGCTCATGATACGCGCGACTTTGCCTTTGCACGCCATTTCGATCTCCCCATCGTCCAAGTCGTGGTACCCGAGGGCGAAACGGCTACCGATCCTGCCACATGGGAGGATGCCAAAGACAGTAAGAGCGGTATAATGGTCAATTCCGATTTTCTGAATGGTCTCTCCGTAGAAGATGCCATAGCCCAAACCAAGGAGTATATCAGAGAAAAACACTTAGGTTGCGTGAAAGTAAACTACCGCCTGCGCGATGCTATTTTCAGTCGTCAGCGTTATTGGGGGGAACCTTTCCCCATCTACTACAAGGAGGGTATGCCTCACGCGCTGGATGAAGATCGACTGCCGCTCCGATTGCCGGAGGTAGATAAATTCCTCCCTACGGAAAGCGGTGAACCGCCCCTTGGAAGAGCTACCGGCTGGCATACAGCCGAAGGTTATCCATACGAATTGAGCACAATGCCCGGATTTGCCGGTAGCAGTGCTTACTATCTGCGATATATGGATCCACAAAACGATACTGCACTCGTCAGCCGATCGGCGAATGAATATTGGCGTCACGTTGATCTATACATCGGTGGTACGGAGCACGCCACAGGACACCTGATTTATAGCCGCTTTTGGAACAAATTTCTCTTCGACCTCGGTATCGTATGCGAAGCCGAACCTTTCCGCAAGCTGGTGAATCAGGGAATGATCCAAGGACGCTCCAACTTCGTCTATCGAATCAAGAATACCAATACATTCGTCAGCTATGGACTGCGCGAGCAATATGAGGTGACTCCACTCCATGTAGATGTCAATATCGTATCGAACGATCAGCTCGACATAGACCGCTTCCGTGCATGGCGTCCGGAGTACGCTTCGGCAGAGTTCATCCTTGAAGATGGCAAGTATATCTGTGGATGGGCTATCGAGAAGATGAGCAAATCGATGTTCAACGTCGTCAATCCCGATGATATTATTGCTCGTTATGGAGCCGATACCCTGCGACTCTACGAAATGTTCCTCGGACCGCTGGAGCAGAGCAAGCCTTGGGATACGAATGGTATCGATGGTGTACATCGCTTTTTGAAAAAGTTCTGGGCGTTGTACTACAATGCAGATGGTATACGCGTCACCGATACAGCACCGACAAAAGAGGAGCTGAAGAGCCTGCACAAGCTCATCAAAAAGGTAGGACAGGATATTGAATCTTTTTCTTTCAACACTTCGATACCAGCCTTCATGATTTGTGTGAATGAGCTGACAGCAGCCAAAACCACTTCTCGTGCCATACTATGTCCATTGCTGACAGTGCTCTCTCCTTTTGCACCGCATATCACCGAGTGGCTATGGCAGGAACTGGGAGTAGAAGGCAGTATCGTAACTGCAACATGGCCCGAATACAATGAAGAGTATCTGGTGGAGAGCTGTGTACGCTATCCGGTGAGCTTCAATGGCAAGGTTCGTTTCAATATCGAACTGCCGGCTGATATGAGCAAAAAAGATGTAGAGCAAGCAGCCCTTACTGCTCCCGAAGCAGCCCGTTGGCTCGAAGGCAAGAGTCCGAAAAAAGTCATTGTAGTCCCCGGGAGGATCGTCAATGTAGTTGTATGA
- a CDS encoding NAD(P)/FAD-dependent oxidoreductase, which produces MPQRIDLRVRPEEATDEQILRKHVARQTKTDPTDIHTIIIRRRSIDARQRQVYVNLGLEVYSGSESPVEDDFSDLIYPSVEGKTAVIVVGAGPAGLFAALRLIELGLRPIILERGKSVHERKADIARIPKEGHVDPESNYGFGEGGAGAFSDGKLYTRSKKRGDITKILRILCKHGAQPSILIDAHPHIGTDRLPKVIENIRHQILAAGGEVHFSCRMESLIIHNGQVVGARDNKGREYCGPVILATGHSARDIYRYLHRNGIRMEAKGTAVGVRLEHPQALIDQLRYHNPKGRGLYLPPAEYTYTAQVEGRGVYSFCMCPGGFVVPASTAPDQTVVNGMSPANRGSRWANSGLVVEIHPEDVLSTPTNDPLALMNWIERLEGESWTQARCSLRAPAQRMTDFLSGRSSVDLPKSSYNMGLTPSRLDEWLPSFITKRIQKAFQLFDRQTKGFLTAEAQLIALESRTSSPVRILRESTSCEHPLLRGLFPCGEGAGYAGGIVSAAMDGERCAEGVASYLG; this is translated from the coding sequence ATGCCACAGCGTATAGACCTGCGAGTGCGCCCCGAAGAGGCTACTGACGAACAAATACTGCGCAAACATGTAGCAAGACAGACAAAAACAGATCCGACCGACATACATACTATAATAATCAGACGTCGCAGTATTGACGCTCGACAACGACAAGTATACGTCAATTTGGGTCTGGAAGTCTATAGTGGTTCGGAATCTCCGGTCGAAGATGATTTTTCAGATTTGATCTATCCTTCAGTAGAAGGGAAAACCGCTGTCATTGTAGTAGGAGCAGGTCCGGCAGGTCTTTTCGCAGCACTCCGGCTCATCGAGCTTGGTCTGAGGCCTATTATTCTGGAGCGAGGCAAATCCGTACACGAGAGAAAAGCAGACATTGCCCGCATTCCCAAAGAGGGGCACGTAGACCCCGAATCCAATTACGGATTTGGCGAAGGCGGTGCCGGAGCTTTTTCCGACGGTAAATTATATACACGTAGTAAGAAGCGCGGAGATATAACCAAAATACTACGTATTCTCTGCAAACACGGAGCACAGCCTTCTATCCTGATCGATGCGCATCCACATATCGGCACCGATCGGCTACCCAAAGTGATAGAAAACATTCGGCACCAAATATTGGCAGCCGGAGGAGAAGTTCACTTCAGTTGCCGAATGGAAAGCCTGATCATACATAACGGTCAAGTCGTGGGAGCAAGAGACAACAAGGGGCGTGAATACTGCGGTCCTGTTATCCTGGCAACGGGACATTCCGCACGCGACATCTATCGCTATCTTCACCGAAACGGCATTCGAATGGAAGCAAAAGGAACAGCTGTCGGTGTCCGGCTGGAGCATCCGCAAGCTCTGATCGACCAACTGCGCTACCACAACCCCAAGGGGCGCGGACTCTACCTGCCACCGGCAGAATATACCTATACGGCTCAGGTGGAGGGACGCGGTGTCTATAGCTTCTGCATGTGTCCGGGGGGCTTCGTCGTACCGGCATCCACTGCACCGGATCAGACAGTCGTGAATGGCATGTCACCGGCCAACAGAGGTTCCCGATGGGCAAACTCCGGCTTAGTGGTAGAGATTCATCCTGAAGACGTGCTTTCCACTCCTACGAATGACCCCTTGGCTCTTATGAATTGGATAGAACGCTTGGAAGGCGAGAGTTGGACACAGGCAAGATGCAGTCTGCGAGCACCGGCTCAACGAATGACGGATTTCCTATCAGGCCGAAGCTCTGTCGATCTACCCAAATCATCCTACAACATGGGACTCACACCCTCACGTTTGGACGAATGGCTTCCTTCCTTTATTACAAAGAGGATACAGAAAGCTTTCCAACTCTTCGACAGACAGACGAAAGGATTCCTCACTGCAGAAGCCCAGCTGATAGCATTGGAGAGCCGCACATCTTCTCCCGTACGTATCCTGCGCGAATCAACCTCTTGCGAACACCCTCTGCTCCGAGGGCTTTTTCCCTGTGGAGAAGGAGCAGGCTATGCAGGCGGCATCGTCTCGGCAGCAATGGACGGAGAGCGTTGTGCAGAAGGCGTTGCCTCCTATCTGGGATAG
- a CDS encoding CCA tRNA nucleotidyltransferase, translating into MTDKELILSKIDIPIFRLIAEVADQLGLETYVVGGYVRDIFLNRPSKDIDIVAVGRGIDLAKAVAKKLGRKAHLSVFANFGTAQVKHGDLEIEFVGARKESYRHDSRKPIVEDGTLEDDLRRRDFTINALAVCLNSDRFGDLVDMFDGLCDMDDMLLCTPLDPDITFSDDPLRMMRAIRFASQLPGFTILPRDFEAIQRNAHRIKEAVSAERVIEELNKIMLSPRPSIGLSLFEETGLMEYVFPELLALKGAETRDGIGHKDNLTHTYKVVDNLARHSDSLWLRWAALLHDIGKPRTKKFVGGQWTFHNHNFVGAKMLPSLFKRLRLPLDAKLKYVQKLVDLHMRPAALVDEGVTDSAVRRLLFEAGDDIDDLMMLCEADITSKNPDKVRKYIDNYALVRHKFKEIEEKDHVRNFQPPISGEEIMQTFGLKPSRHVGTIKEAIKEAILDGAIPNDYEAARVFMIEAAASLGLHPKNQTSCHSV; encoded by the coding sequence ATGACAGACAAAGAGTTAATTCTTAGTAAAATCGACATCCCGATATTCCGTCTTATCGCAGAAGTGGCAGATCAGTTGGGACTGGAAACCTATGTCGTGGGCGGATATGTGCGAGATATATTCTTGAATCGTCCTTCCAAAGATATCGATATAGTAGCCGTAGGGCGCGGTATCGACCTGGCGAAAGCTGTAGCCAAGAAGCTGGGACGAAAAGCTCACCTATCCGTTTTCGCCAATTTCGGTACCGCTCAAGTAAAGCATGGTGATCTGGAGATAGAATTTGTGGGTGCCCGTAAGGAAAGTTACCGACACGATAGTCGTAAGCCGATAGTCGAAGATGGTACGCTGGAAGATGATTTGCGTCGTCGCGACTTCACCATCAACGCCCTTGCCGTATGCCTCAATAGCGATCGTTTCGGTGATCTGGTCGATATGTTCGATGGCTTGTGCGACATGGATGACATGCTCCTCTGCACACCCCTTGATCCGGATATTACTTTCAGTGACGACCCTCTTCGAATGATGCGTGCCATCCGCTTTGCATCCCAACTACCGGGCTTTACTATCCTGCCACGCGACTTCGAGGCCATACAGCGGAATGCTCACCGGATTAAAGAAGCCGTATCGGCCGAACGGGTAATAGAAGAACTGAATAAAATCATGCTCTCACCTCGTCCCTCTATCGGTCTTTCTCTGTTCGAAGAGACGGGGCTGATGGAATATGTTTTTCCCGAACTCTTAGCCCTCAAAGGAGCAGAAACGCGTGATGGCATCGGGCATAAGGACAATCTCACTCATACTTATAAGGTAGTAGACAACTTGGCTCGGCACAGCGATAGTCTTTGGCTCAGGTGGGCAGCATTGCTACACGACATAGGCAAACCACGCACTAAAAAGTTTGTTGGCGGACAGTGGACATTTCATAATCACAACTTTGTCGGAGCCAAGATGCTACCCTCTCTCTTCAAACGACTCCGACTTCCGCTGGATGCCAAACTCAAATACGTACAAAAACTCGTAGATCTGCACATGCGTCCGGCAGCTCTGGTGGACGAAGGAGTTACGGATTCTGCCGTTCGCCGTCTACTCTTCGAAGCCGGTGATGACATAGATGATCTGATGATGTTATGCGAAGCTGACATTACAAGCAAGAATCCCGACAAAGTGCGCAAGTATATAGACAACTATGCTTTGGTACGTCATAAGTTTAAAGAAATAGAGGAGAAAGACCACGTTCGCAACTTCCAACCACCGATCTCCGGCGAAGAGATTATGCAGACCTTCGGTCTAAAACCATCGCGCCACGTAGGCACCATCAAGGAGGCGATCAAAGAGGCCATACTCGACGGGGCTATCCCCAATGACTACGAAGCTGCCCGAGTTTTTATGATCGAAGCAGCTGCTTCACTCGGTCTTCACCCCAAAAACCAAACATCATGCCACAGCGTATAG